From the genome of Lotus japonicus ecotype B-129 chromosome 6, LjGifu_v1.2, one region includes:
- the LOC130722358 gene encoding callose synthase 11-like, with the protein MHLRQRPGAAVRGGAVNQPRPPPMNSVYNIIPVHDLLTDHPSLRHPEVRAAAAALRAVGDLPKHQFMAWEPEMDLLDWLRLLFGFQNDNARNQREHLVLHLANSQMRLEPPPAIVDALDGGVLRRFRRKLLHNYTAWCSFLGLKSNVVLSTRRDPTDLRRELLYVALFLLIWGESGNLRFAPECICYIYHFTARELNYVLDEHIDRDTGRPFMPTVSGDCGFLKSVIMPIYNTIKVEVESSRDGKAPHSAWRNYDDINEYFWSRRCLKKLGWPLSFDCSFFGTTPKDKRVGKTGFVELRTFWNIYKSFDRLWVMLILFFQAAIIVAWEGKTYPWEALESRDAQVKLLTLFITWSGLRLLQSLLDAGTQYSLVTRETVWLGVRMVLKSMVALAWTVLFAVYYGIIWIEKGSRRNWSDEANQKVIMFLKIVFCFLLPEMSALLLFILPWLRNFIERSDWRIVYLLTWWFHTRIFVGRGVRQALVDNVKYTGFWAGILASKFSFSYFVQIKPLVAPTRALLKLKGEGYKWHEFFGSTNRIAVLFLWLPVVLVYFMDLQIWYSIFSSFYGGTIGLFSHLGEIRNISQLRLRFQFFASAMQFNLMPEEKLLSQQATLLKKLREAIHRLRLRYGIGQPYKKIESSQVEATRFALIWNEIITTFREEDLISDEEFELLELPPNCWNIRVIRWPCFLICNELLLAVSQAKELEDDSDMSLWLKICKNEYGRCAVIEAYDSIKYLLPMILKVDKEEFAIVTNIFREIDTYIEMRKLTETYKMSLLPKLHAKVSEFVKLLIQPKKDMNKAVNLLQALYELCVREFPKVKKTVPQLIEEGLALQNHKTDGGLLFENAIEFPDAEDEVFNRQLRRLHTILTSRDAMHNVPLNLEARRRIAFFSNSLFMNMPRAPYVEKMLAFSVMTPYYDEEVLYSKEALRKENEDGITTLFYLQKIYEDEWKNFMERMHREGLKDEDDIWTAKAWDLRLWVSYRGQTLSRTVRGMMYYYRALKMLSFLDSASEMDIRQGSENIFSRGSSSTNRNSNLNGLPSDGPPSQRNIRRAESSVSLLFKGHEYGSALMKFSYVLACQMYGRHKADKNPRADDILYLMKKNEALRVAYVDEVSLGREETEYYSVLVKFDQELQREVEIYRVRLPGRLKLGEGKPENQNHAIIFTRGDALQTIDMNQDNYFEEALKMRNLLQEFITPYGINRPTILGVRENIFTGSVSSLAWFMSAQETSFVTLGQRVLANPLKVRMHYGHPDVFDRFWFLSRGGISKASRVINISEDIFAGFNCTLRGGNVTHHEYIQVGKGRDVGLNQISMFEAKVASGNGEQVLSRDVYRLGHRLDFFRMLSVFYTTVGFYFNSMVIVLTVYAFLWGRLYMALSGIEKEAQDNTSNYEALGAVINQQFIIQLGLFTALPMVVENSLEHGFLPAIWDFLTMQFQLASLFYTFSLGTRTHFFGRTILHGGAKYRATGRGFVVGHKSFAENYRLYARSHFVKAIELGIILVVYAFHSPVAKDTFVYIALTISSWFLVISWIMSPFVFNPSGFDWLKTVYDFEDFMNWIWSPGGPFRKAEYSWETWWYEEQDHLRTTGIWGKLLEIILDLRFFFFQYAIVYQLGIAGRSTSIAVYLISWVYVVVVVGIYITIAYARDKYATTEHLYYRLVQFLVIVVIVLVLVLLLEFTGLKFIDLFTSSLAFIPTGWGMILIAQVLRPFLQSTIVWETVVSLARIYDLLFGITVMAPVALLSWLPGFQSMQTRILFNEAFSRGLQISRILSGKKSA; encoded by the coding sequence ATGCATTTGCGACAACGCCCCGGCGCCGCCGTGCGCGGCGGCGCAGTGAACCAGCCGCGGCCACCGCCGATGAACTCAGTCTACAACATTATTCCAGTGCACGACCTTCTCACTGACCACCCGTCACTCCGGCATCCGGAGGTGCGCGCCGCCGCCGCAGCCCTCCGCGCCGTCGGAGACCTTCCGAAGCATCAGTTCATGGCGTGGGAGCCGGAGATGGACCTTCTGGACTGGCTCCGGTTGCTGTTTGGTTTCCAGAACGACAACGCGCGGAACCAGAGGGAGCATTTGGTCCTCCACCTCGCGAACTCCCAGATGCGCCTCGAGCCGCCTCCTGCCATCGTCGACGCCCTCGACGGCGGTGTGTTACGGCGGTTTAGGCGGAAGCTTCTCCACAACTACACCGCGTGGTGCTCGTTCCTAGGGCTGAAGTCGAACGTGGTTCTCTCCACCCGCCGTGACCCTACCGATCTCCGCCGTGAGTTGCTGTATGTCGCGCTGTTTCTCTTGATTTGGGGTGAGTCCGGTAATCTTCGTTTCGCTCCTGAGTGTATTTGCTATATTTATCATTTCACGGCGAGGGAGCTTAATTATGTTCTTGATGAGCACATAGACCGTGATACCGGTCGTCCGTTTATGCCTACTGTTTCCGGTGACTGTGGATTTCTGAAGTCTGTGATTATGCCGATTTACAATACGATTAAGGTTGAGGTTGAGAGTAGCAGAGATGGAAAGGCTCCACACTCTGCGTGGAGGAATTATGATGATATAAATGAGTATTTCTGGAGCAGAAGGTGTTTGAAGAAACTGGGTTGGCCTTTGAGTTTTGATTGTAGTTTCTTCGGGACTACTCCGAAGGATAAGCGAGTCGGGAAGACAGGGTTTGTGGAATTGAGGACTTTTTGGAATATTTATAAGAGCTTTGATAGGTTATGGGTTATGCTGATTTTGTTCTTTCAGGCTGCAATTATTGTTGCTTGGGAGGGGAAGACGTATCCCTGGGAAGCATTGGAGAGTAGGGATGCCCAGGTCAAACTGTTGACTCTGTTTATCACTTGGAGTGGGCTGAGGTTGCTTCAATCGCTGCTTGATGCCGGGACTCAGTACAGCTTGGTTACTAGAGAGACTGTGTGGCTTGGAGTGAGGATGGTGCTTAAGAGCATGGTTGCCCTAGCGTGGACTGTTCTGTTTGCGGTCTATTATGGAATAATTTGGATTGAGAAGGGTTCTCGTCGAAATTGGTCTGATGAGGCAAATCAGAAGGTTATTATGTTTCTGAAGATTGTCTTTTGCTTTCTTCTCCCGGAAATGTCGGCACTGTTGCTATTTATACTGCCGTGGCTGCGGAACTTCATTGAGAGATCGGACTGGCGTATAGTATACTTGTTGACTTGGTGGTTTCATACCAGGATTTTTGTGGGTCGTGGTGTGAGACAAGCGCTTGTAGATAATGTAAAGTATACTGGTTTCTGGGCAGGAATATTGGCTTCGAAGTTTTCGTTCAGTTATTTTGTTCAGATCAAACCTCTAGTTGCTCCAACGAGGGCTCTTTTGAAGCTTAAGGGTGAGGGTTATAAATGGCATGAGTTTTTCGGTAGTACCAATAGAATTGCAGTTCTTTTTCTGTGGTTGCCTGTTGTGCTGGTATATTTCATGGATTTGCAAATATGGTATTCAATTTTCTCTTCCTTTTATGGTGGAACGATTGGTCTGTTCTCACATTTGGGTGAAATTCGGAATATCTCACAACTCAGGCTTAGATTTCAGTTTTTTGCAAGTGCAATGCAGTTCAATCTGATGCCTGAGGAGAAGCTGCTAAGTCAACAAGCTACTCTGCTAAAGAAACTTCGCGAAGCCATCCACCGGCTGAGGCTGCGGTACGGAATTGGTCAGCCctacaaaaaaattgaatcaaGCCAAGTGGAAGCTACCAGGTTTGCCTTAATATGGAATGAGATCATCACAACTTTCAGGGAGGAAGATCTCATCAGTGATGAAGAATTTGAGCTCTTGGAACTACCACCAAATTGCTGGAATATTAGGGTTATTCGATGGCCATGTTTCCTTATCTGCAATGAGCTACTACTTGCTGTCAGTCAGGCGAAGGAGCTGGAAGATGATTCTGATATGTCACTTTGGTTGAAGATATGCAAAAATGAGTACGGACGGTGTGCTGTCATTGAAGCTTATGATAGCATTAAATACTTACTTCCAATGATACTTAAAGTTGACAAAGAAGAGTTTGCCATTGTGACTAATATATTCAGGGAAATAGACACCTATATTGAGATGAGGAAGTTGACAGAAACATACAAGATGTCTCTGCTACCAAAGCTACATGCTAAAGTGAGTGAATTTGTTAAACTCTTGATACAACCAAAGAAAGATATGAATAAGGCTGTAAATTTGTTGCAAGCCTTGTATGAACTTTGTGTTCGAGAATTCCCAAAGGTGAAGAAGACCGTGCCCCAGCTGATTGAGGAAGGTCTGGCACTGCAAAATCATAAAACTGATGGGGGGCTGCTCTTTGAGAATGCTATTGAGTTTCCTGATGCTGAAGATGAAGTCTTTAACAGGCAGCTTAGAAGATTGCATACCATTCTTACTTCGAGAGATGCTATGCACAATGTTCCATTGAATCTTGAGGCACGGCGACGGATTGCTTTCTTCAGCAATTCTTTGTTTATGAACATGCCACGTGCTCCCTATGTTGAAAAAATGCTGGCCTTCAGTGTTATGACTCCATATTATGATGAGGAAGTTTTGTATAGCAAAGAGGCTCTCCGAAAGGAGAATGAGGATGGCATTACTACTTTGTTTTATTTGCAGAAGATTTATGAGGATGAATGGAAAAATTTTATGGAAAGGATGCATAGAGAAGGCTTGAAAGATGAGGACGATATCTGGACAGCAAAAGCTTGGGACCTCCGTCTTTGGGTATCTTATAGAGGTCAAACACTATCTCGTACAGTCAGGGGGATGATGTATTATTATAGGGCCCTTAAGATGCTTTCCTTTCTTGATTCAGCATCTGAGATGGACATAAGACAGGgatctgaaaatattttttcacgTGGTTCAAGTTCAACAAACCGAAACAGCAATTTGAATGGTCTACCCTCAGATGGGCCTCCATCTCAACGGAATATCAGAAGGGCAGAAAGCAGTGTGTCACTGTTATTCAAGGGACATGAATATGGGAGTGCATTGATGAAGTTCTCCTATGTGCTGGCATGCCAGATGTATGGGCGCCACAAGGCAGACAAGAATCCCCGTGCTGATGATATATTGtatttgatgaaaaaaaatgaGGCTCTTCGAGTAGCATATGTGGATGAGGTTTCTTTGGGTAGGGAAGAGACTGAATATTACTCTGTTCTCGTGAAGTTTGATCAGGAGTTGCAGCGTGAGGTTGAGATTTATCGGGTCAGGTTGCCTGGTCGTTTGAAACTTGGAGAAGGGAAACCAGAAAACCAGAATCATGCCATAATCTTCACACGGGGTGATGCACTTCAGACCATTGATATGAATCAAGACAACTATTTTGAGGAGGCTCTCAAAATGCGGAATCTGTTGCAGGAGTTTATTACCCCCTATGGTATTAATAGGCCAACCATTTTGGGGGTCCGAGAGAATATCTTCACGGGATCTGTTTCCTCGTTGGCTTGGTTCATGTCAGCTCAAGAGACAAGTTTTGTGACCCTGGGCCAGCGTGTTCTGGCAAACCCTTTGAAAGTAAGAATGCATTATGGTCATCCAGATGTGTTTGACAGATTCTGGTTCTTGAGCCGGGGTGGAATCAGCAAGGCCTCTAGAGTGATAAATATTAGTGAAGATATTTTCGCAGGCTTCAATTGTACGTTGAGAGGTGGCAATGTGACGCATCATGAATATATACAGGTAGGCAAAGGGAGAGATGTCGGCTTGAATCAGATATCCATGTTTGAGGCAAAGGTCGCAAGTGGCAATGGGGAGCAGGTCCTGAGCAGAGATGTGTACCGGCTAGGTCATAGATTAGACTTCTTCCGCATGCTCTCAGTGTTCTACACGACGGTAGGATTTTATTTTAACTCCATGGTTATTGTGCTGACTGTATATGCCTTCCTTTGGGGCCGCCTTTATATGGCTCTCAGTGGCATTGAAAAGGAAGCCCAGGATAATACTTCCAACTATGAAGCCCTTGGTGCAGTCATAAATCAGCAGTTTATAATCCAGCTTGGTCTTTTCACTGCGCTCCCAATGGTTGTTGAGAACTCTCTTGAGCATGGGTTCCTTCCGGCAATATGGGACTTCTTGACAATGCAGTTTCAGCTTGCATCACTATTCTACACATTTTCTTTGGGAACTCGCACCCATTTCTTTGGTCGGACTATACTTCATGGTGGTGCCAAGTACCGAGCCACTGGTCGTGGTTTTGTGGTGGGGCACAAGAGTTTTGCTGAGAACTACCGACTATATGCTCGAAGCCATTTTGTGAAGGCTATTGAACTTGGAATTATTTTAGTAGTGTATGCTTTTCATAGTCCCGTGGCTAAGGATACTTTTGTATACATAGCTTTGACAATCTCAAGTTGGTTCCTTGTTATTTCATGGATAATGTCTCCTTTTGTCTTCAATCCTTCTGGGTTTGATTGGTTGAAGACTGTATATGATTTTGAAGATTTCATGAATTGGATATGGTCTCCTGGTGGACCGTTCAGAAAGGCAGAATATAGCTGGGAAACATGGTGGTATGAGGAGCAAGACCATCTAAGAACAACTGGTATATGGGGAAAGCTGTTGGAAATCATTTTAGACCTtagatttttcttctttcaatatGCCATTGTCTATCAGCTAGGCATTGCAGGTAGAAGTACTAGTATAGCTGTTTACTTGATATCTTGGGTATACGTTGTTGTGGTTGTTGGGATTTATATCACCATAGCATATGCGCGGGATAAATATGCGACAACGGAGCACCTATATTATCGACTAGTTCAGTTTCTTGTGATTGTGGTCATAGTTCTTGTACTTGTCCTTTTACTGGAGTTCACTGGCTTAAAATTTATTGATCTTTTCACAAGCTCATTGGCGTTCATTCCCACAGGCTGGGGAATGATTTTAATCGCCCAGGTGCTCAGGCCTTTTCTGCAGTCAACAATCGTGTGGGAGACAGTAGTTTCCTTGGCTCGGATCTATGATTTGCTGTTTGGTATTACTGTTATGGCTCCTGTGGCACTGCTCTCATGGTTGCCTGGATTTCAATCAATGCAAACTAGGATTCTCTTCAATGAAGCTTTCAGCAGGGGTCTCCAGATATCTCGAATACTTAGTGGCAAGAAGTCTGCTTAA
- the LOC130726792 gene encoding probable 2-carboxy-D-arabinitol-1-phosphatase, giving the protein MASAGVVFLTTPLCSPSSSTASSSSRRLSLQLSSPRHASYRIYCSTSTSEVASEKLPTSTDYSVTGGAYDFSKATTSLTNQLITSSKKVTLIRHGLSTWNAESRIQGSSDLSILTEAGEEQAERCKKALENMYFDQCFASPISRAKQTAEIIWQGREKPLVYLDSLKEISLYHLEGMRNVDAKIMYAKEYKTWREDPANFCMNGRYPVQDLWLAARDCWKQILLSPGESFLVVTHKSILRALTCTALGLGPERFRSLDINNGGICVFNFNVRGEAMLEALNATAHMYGDHVYPG; this is encoded by the exons atggCGAGTGCAGGGGTTGTCTTCTTGACCACCCCTCTGtgctcaccttcttcttccaccgcttcttcttcctctagaCGACTCAGCCTTCAGCTTTCTTCTCCCAGACATGCTTCTTACCGTATTTACTGCTCAACTTCTACTTCAGAGGTTGCCTCAG AGAAACTTCCAACTAGTACCGATTATTCTGTTACTGGTGGTGCATATGATTTCTCCAAAGCAACAACATCATTAACGAATCAGTTAATCACTTCCTCAAAGAAGGTGACTCTTATAAGGCATGGTCTTAGCACTTGGAATGCAGAAAGTAGGATTCAG GGAAGCTCAGATTTGTCTATACTAACTGAAGCTGGGGAGGAGCAAGCAGAGAGGTGCAAGAAAGCCCTGGAAAATATGTACTTCGACCAATGTTTTGCGAGTCCAATATCTCGTGCCAAG CAAACTGCTGAAATTATATGGCAAGGGAGGGAAAAGCCACTGGTTTATCTTGATTCACTTAAAGAGATATCCTTATATCACCTTGAAGGCATGAGAAATG TGGATGCTAAGATAATGTATGCCAAGGAGTACAAAACCTGGAGAGAAGATCCAGCTAATTTTTGCATGAATGGTAGATATCCTGTACAAGATCTCTGGCTAGCTGCAAGAGATTGTTGGAAGCAAATTTTGTTGTCACCT GGAGAAAGCTTTCTGGTTGTGACTCACAAATCTATATTGAGGGCATTAACTTGCACTGCTTTAGGCCTGGGTCCTGAGAG GTTTCGTTCCCTTGATATCAACAATGGTGGGATATGTGTATTCAACTTCAATGTCAGAGGAGAAGCAATGCTTGAGGCTTTAAACGCAACGGCTCACATGTATGGTGATCACGTCTATCCTGGCTGA
- the LOC130723851 gene encoding E3 ubiquitin-protein ligase RMA1H1-like, translated as MAFQHYFSQELKTTPNSVTETESSNGCFDCNICLDIAHEPVVTLCGHLYCWPCIYKWLHVQSDSLAPDEHPQCPVCKVDISHSTMVPLYGRGHAPRGGKASCCDLFTPPRPPASGAQALLGTSSSSQNSQQQQQLQYRNPYQGQYFSSPLYQEEDDDATSQMFNLGASTMTTPGSHPHPVVGMFGEMVFARVFGNSENLYANPNSHQLMRSNGSRMRRQEMQADKFLNRISIFLLCCFFLCLIFF; from the coding sequence ATGGCATTTCAGCACTACTTTTCCCAGGAATTGAAAACCACCCCAAATTCTGTGACAGAAACAGAAAGTTCCAATGGTTGTTTCGATTGCAACATCTGCTTAGACATCGCACACGAACCGGTAGTCACCCTCTGTGGTCACCTTTACTGCTGGCCCTGCATCTACAAGTGGCTACATGTCCAAAGTGATTCTCTCGCACCTGATGAGCATCCACAATGCCCTGTTTGTAAGGTTGACATATCCCACAGCACAATGGTCCCGCTGTACGGCCGAGGGCACGCCCCACGTGGTGGGAAAGCATCATGTTGTGATCTATTTACACCACCAAGACCACCTGCTTCAGGTGCTCAAGCTCTTTTgggaacatcatcatcatctcaaAATtctcagcagcagcagcagcttcAATATCGTAATCCTTATCAAGGTCAATATTTCAGCTCTCCTTTATaccaagaagaagatgatgatgccaCTTCACAAATGTTCAATCTTGGTGCTTCAACCATGACAACTCCAGGATCCCACCCCCACCCTGTAGTAGGGATGTTTGGGGAGATGGTTTTCGCTCGAGTGTTTGGCAACTCGGAAAATTTGTACGCCAACCCGAATTCTCATCAGTTGATGAGAAGTAATGGCTCTAGAATGAGAAGGCAAGAGATGCAGGCAGACAAATTTTTGA
- the LOC130722214 gene encoding DNA-directed RNA polymerase II subunit RPB2 has product MDLEEEQEYDQQMMEEEDDEDEITQEDAWAVISAYFEEKGLVRQQLDSFDEFIQNTMQEIVDESADIEIRPESQHNPGHQSDFAETIYKISFGQIYLSKPMMTESDGETATLFPKAARLRNLTYSAPLYVDVSKRVIKKGHDGEEVTETQDFTKVFIGKVPIMLRSSYCTLYQNSEKDLTELGECPYDQGGYFIINGSEKVLIAQEKMSSNHVYVFKKRQPNKYAYVGEVRSMAESQNRPPSTMFVRMLSRTSSKGGSSGQYIRATLPYIRTEIPIIIVFRALGFVADKDILEHICYDFSDTQMMELLRPSLEEAFVIQNQQVALDYIGKRGATVGVTKEKRIKYAKEILQKEMLPHVGVGEYCETKKAYYFGYIIHRLLLCALGRRAEDDRDHYGNKRLDLAGPLLGGLFRMLFRKLTRDVRAYVQKCVDNGKDVNLQFAIKAKTITSGLKYSLATGNWGQANAAGTRAGVSQVLNRLTYASTLSHLRRLNSPIGREGKLAKPRQLHNSQWGMMCPAETPEGQACGLVKNLALMVYITVGSAAYPILEFLEEWGTENFEEISPAIIPTATKIFVNGCWVGIHRDPDMLVRTLRKLRRRVDVNTEVGVVRDIRLKELRIYTDYGRCSRPLFIVDKQRLLIKKKDIHTLQQRETPEDGGWHDLVAKGFIEYIDTEEEETTMISMTINDLVQARYNPEDAYSDTYTHCEIHPSLILGVCASIIPFPDHNQSPRNTYQSAMGKQAMGIYVTNYQFRMDTLAYVLYYPQKPLVTTRAMEHLHFRQLPAGINAIVAIACYSGYNQEDSVIMNQSSVDRGFFRSLFFRSYRDEEKKMGTLVKEDFGRPDRANTMGMRHGSYDKLDDDGLAPPGTRVSGEDVIIGKTTPISQEEAQGQALRYTRRDHSISLRHSETGIVDQVLLTTNADGLRFVKVRVRSVRIPQIGDKFSSRHGQKGTVGMTYTQEDMPWTVEGIVPDIIVNPHAIPSRMTIGQLIECIMGKVAAHMGKEGDATPFTDVTVDNISKALHKCGYQMRGFETMYNGHTGRRLSSTIFLGPTYYQRLKHMVDDKIHSRGRGPVQILTRQPAEGRSRDGGLRFGEMERDCMIAHGAAHFLKERLFDQSDAYRVHVCERCGLIAIANLKKNSFECRGCKNKTDIVQVYIPYACKLLFQELMAMAIAPRMLTKEVKSMKDQKKKGA; this is encoded by the exons ATGGATTTGGAAGAGGAACAAGAGTACGATCAGCAAATGatggaggaagaagacgatgaaGATGAAATCACACAGGAAGATGCGTGGGCTGTGATTTCTGCTTACTTCGAAGAGAAGGGTCTGGTTCGTCAGCAGCTTGATTCCTTCGATGAGTTCATCCAGAACACTATGCAGGAAATCGTCGATGAATCTGCTGACATTGAAATTCGACCTGAGTCTCAGCATAATCCCGGTCACCAATCCGATTTTGCAGAG ACAATTTACAAGATTAGCTTCGGTCAGATTTACTTGAGTAAGCCCATGATGACTGAGTCTGATGGAGAAACTGCCACCTTGTTTCCCAAGGCAGCTAGGTTAAGAAACCTCACCTATTCAGCTCCTCTCTACGTTGATGTCTCCAAAAGGGTTATCAAGAAAGGGCATGATGGTGAAGAGGTTACTGAGACTCAGGATTTCACCAAAGTTTTCATCGGCAAG gTTCCTATTATGCTTCGGTCTAGTTATTGTACGTTGTACCAGAATTCAGAGAAGGATTTGACTGAGCTTGGAGAGTGTCCGTATGATCAAGGTGGATATTTCATTATCAATGGGAGTGAGAAGGTTCTCATTGCTCAGGAAAAGATGAGCAGCAATCATGTCTATGTCTTCAAGAAGAGACAGCCTAACAAGTATGCTTATGTGGGTGAAGTTCGGTCCATGGCAGAGTCTCAGAACAGACCACCCAGTACTATGTTTGTGCGCATGCTCTCTCGAACTAGTTCCAAAGGG GGTTCTTCAGGACAGTATATACGAGCTACTCTGCCATACATTCGAACTGAAATTCCCATCATTATTGTGTTTCGAGCACTGGGGTTTGTCGCCGACAAAGATATACTTGAACATATATGCTATGATTTCTCCGATACTCAAATGATGGAGTTGCTTCGTCCTTCCCTGGAAGAAGCATTCGTAATTCAAAATCAGCAG GTTGCCCTTGACTACATTGGTAAAAGAGGAGCAACTGTCGGTGTAACCAAGGAAAAGAGAATTAA GTATGCTAAGGAGATCCTTCAAAAGGAGATGCTTCCTCATGTAGGTGTTGGAGAATATTGTGAGACGAAGAAAGCGTACTATTTTGG GTATATAATCCACCGACTACTTCTATGTGCACTTGGCCGGAGGGCTGAAGATGACAGGGATCATTACGGCAACAAGAGGCTGGACCTGGCTGGTCCTTTGCTTGGTGGTCTCTTTAGAATG CTATTCAGAAAACTAACTAGAGATGTCAGGGCTTATGTGCAGAAG TGTGTTGATAATGGAAAAGATGTTAACTTGCAATTTGCTATAAAAGCAAAAACCATCACAAGTGGACTTAAATACTCACTTGCTACTGGTAACTGGGGGCAGGCAAATGCTGCTGGTACTAGAGCTGGGGTTTCACAg GTTCTAAATCGTTTAACTTACGCCTCCACTTTGTCTCACTTGCGGAGACTGAATTCCCCCATAGGGCGTGAAG GAAAGTTGGCTAAACCAAGACAGCTGCATAATTCACAATGGGGAATGATGTGTCCAGCAGAAACGCCGGAAGGACAA GCCTGTGGACTGGTGAAGAATCTGGCTCTGATGGTCTATATTACAGTTGGTTCAGCAGCATATCCTATTCTGGAGTTTTTAGAAGAATGGGGCACAGAAAATTTTGAG GAAATTTCACCTGCAATAATTCCCACAGCTACAAAGATTTTCGTAAATGGTTGCTGGGTGGGTATCCATCGCGACCCTGATATGTTGGTGAGAACATTGAGAAAGCTGAGACGCCGG GTTGATGTTAATACTGAAGTTGGGGTTGTCAGAGATATCCGTCTTAAGGAGTTGCGCATATACACTGATTATGGTCGCTGCAGTCGTCCTTTGTTCATTGTGGATAAACAAAGGCTTCTCATAAAGAAAAAGGATATTCATACTTTGCAACAGAGG GAAACCCCTGAAGACGGTGGATGGCATGATCTAGTGGCCAAGGGCTTTATAGAATATATTGacactgaagaagaagagactACAATGATTTCCATGACAATTAAT GATCTTGTACAAGCAAGGTACAATCCAGAAGATGCGTATTCTGATACTTACACTCACTGTGAAATCCACCCATCTCTGATTTTGGGTGTATGTGCTTCCATCATACCATTTCCTGACCACAATCAG TCCCCACGTAATACGTATCAGTCTGCAATGGGAAAACAAGCGATGGGAATATATGTTACCAACTACCAGTTCCGAATG GATACCTTGGCCTATGTATTATATTATCCTCAAAAGCCACTGGTCACTACAAGAGCCATGGAGCATCTCCATTTCCGCCAACTCCCAGCTGGAATT AATGCCATTGTGGCCATTGCCTGTTATTCTGGTTATAATCAAGAAGATTCTGTCATCATGAACCAATCATCAGTGGACCGTGGATTCTTTCGGTCTCTGTTTTTCCGTTCATATAG agatgaagagaagaagATGGGAACACTCGTCAAAGAAGATTTTGGTCGGCCAGACAGAGCTAACACCATG GGTATGAGGCATGGTTCTTATGATAAGCTTGATGATGATGGTCTTGCGCCACCA GGCACAAGGGTATCTGGTGAGGATGTTATTATTGGAAAGACCACCCCTATATCTCAGGAGGAGGCACAGGGTCAAGCATTGCGTTACACAAGACGTGATCACAGCATTAGCTTACGCCATAGTGAAACTGGAATTGTTGATCAA GTTCTGCTGACAACAAATGCTGACGGGTTGAGGTTTGTGAAAGTAAGGGTGAGATCTGTTCGTATACCACAGATTGGTGACAAGTTCAGTAGTAGACATGGGCAGAAGGGGACAGTTGGTATGACTTATACACAAGAAGACATGCCCTGGACTGTGGAAGGCATTGTCCCTGATATTATTGTCAATCCACATGCTATTCCTTCTCGAATGACAATCGGCCAGCTTATTGAGTGTATCATGGGAAAGGTGGCTGCCCACATGGGAAAAGAAGGAGATGCAACACCTTTTACGGATGTTACT GTGGATAACATCAGCAAAGCTCTACACAAATGTGGCTACCAAATGCGTGGTTTTGAGACTATGTACAACGGTCATACAGGGAGGCGTCTCAGCTCAACCATTTTCCTTGGCCCTACATATTACCAAAGACTGAAGCATATGGTTGATGACAAGATCCATTCTCGAGGACGAGGTCCTGTGCAGATCCTCACTAGGCAACCAGCTGAGGGACGCTCACGTGATGGAGGTCTCCGTTTCGGAGAGATGGAACGTGATTGCATGATAGCCCATGGAGCTGCTCACTTCCTAAAGGAAAGATTGTTTGATCAAAGTGATGCATATAGGGTCCATGTGTGTGAACGCTGTGGATTGATAGCTATTGCAAATCTCAAGAAGAATTCTTTTGAGTGCAGGGGGTGCAAGAACAAAACCGACATTGTTCAG GTTTATATTCCTTATGCTTGTAAGCTGCTTTTCCAAGAGCTGATGGCTATGGCCATAGCTCCAAGAATGCTTACCAAGGAGGTGAAATCTATGAAAGACCAAAAGAAGAAAGGAGCCTGA